A stretch of Oryza brachyantha chromosome 4, ObraRS2, whole genome shotgun sequence DNA encodes these proteins:
- the LOC102719382 gene encoding probable metal-nicotianamine transporter YSL16 produces the protein MGRQMGSRLHLTPAGAGAGVAISELELLVPRGPASWAAAGMDRHAMGAGGGAQEIEKTPEADMESEPAAAAAREAERVPPWREQVTARGMVAALLIGVVYTVIVMKLSLTTGLVPTLNVSAALLAFLALRGWTHALDRLGIASRPFTRQENTVIQTCAVACYTIGYGGGFGSFLLGLNKKTYELSGASTPGNVPGSYKEPGIGWMTGFLLSISFVGLLTLLPLRKVLVIDYKLTYPSGTATAVLINGFHTPQGDKNAKKQVRGFLKYFGISFLWSFFQWFYTGGDVCGFLQFPTFGLKAWKQTFFFDFSLTYVGAGMICSHLVNLSLLFGAILSWGIMWPLIGKQKGKWYSAKASESSMTSLFGYKSFICIALLVGDGFYNFVKVIVVTLKSVHERSKRRGLNSRVADADTMAIDDMQRNEVFNRDNMPTWMAYTGYTLLSAIAVVVIPIMFRQVKWYYVITAYLLAPALGFCNAYGTGLTDMNMGYNYGKIALFIFAAWAGKDDGVVAGLVGCGLVKQLVLISADLMHDFKTGHLTLTSPRSMLVGQVVGTLMGCVVAPLTFFLFYRAFDIGDPNGYWKAPYALIYRNMAVLGVEGFSALPRHCLQLCAGFFAFAVLVNLARDFLPRRYGRFMPLPMAMAVPFLVGANFAIDMCVGSLVVYVWHKVDGKRAALLVPAVASGLICGDGIWIFPSSLLALAKVKPPICMKFTPGN, from the exons ATGGGTAGACAGATGGGCTCACGGTTACATCTCACCCCTgcaggcgccggcgccggcgtcgccatCTCGGAGCTCGAGCTGCTAGTGCCCAGGGGGCCCGCCTCGTGGGCTGCAGCCGGCATGGACCGCCACGCGatgggcgcgggcggcggcgcgcaggaGATCGAGAAGACGCCGGAGGCGGACATGGAGTCggagcccgcggcggcggcggcgcgcgaggcGGAGCGCGTCCCGCCGTGGCGGGAGCAGGTGACCGCGCGCGggatggtggcggcgctgctgaTCGGCGTGGTGTACACGGTGATCGTGATGAAGCTGAGCCTCACCACGGGGCTCGTCCCCACGCTGAACGTTtccgccgcgctgctcgccTTCCTCGCGCTCCGCGGCTGGACGCACGCGCTCGACCGCCTCGGCATTGCCTCCCGCCCCTTCACCCGCCAGGAGAACACCGTCATCCAGACCTGCGCCGTCGCCTGCTACACCATCGGCTACGGCG GTGGGTTCGGATCGTTCTTGCTGGGGCTGAACAAGAAGACGTACGAGCTGTCCGGCGCGAGCACGCCGGGGAACGTGCCGGGGAGCTACAAGGAACCCGGCATCGGGTGGATGACGGGATTCCTCCTCTCCATCAGCTTCGTGGGGCTCCTCACCTTGCTCCCTCTCCGAAAG GTGCTGGTCATCGACTACAAACTAACATACCCAAGTGGGACAGCGACGGCTGTTCTCATAAACGGGTTTCACACGCCTCAAGGAGATAAGAATGCGAA AAAGCAAGTCCGTGGATTCCTCAAGTATTTTGGCATCAGTTTCTTGTGGAGCTTCTTCCAATGGTTCTACACCGGCGGTGACGTCTGCGGATTCCTCCAGTTCCCTACTTTTGGGCTGAAAGCTTGGAAACAGAC ATTTTTCTTCGACTTTAGTCTCACTTATGTTGGCGCCGGGATGATATGCTCGCACCTTGTCAACCTCTCTCTCCTGTTCGGCGCGATTCTTTCTTGGGGAATAATGTGGCCGCTCATCGGCAAGCAGAAGGGGAAGTGGTACTCTGCTAAGGCATCTGAAAGTAGCATGACAAGCCTGTTTGGTTACAAG TCTTTCATCTGCATTGCGCTGCTCGTCGGAGATGGCTTCTACAACTTCGTCAAAGTGATAGTTGTCACTCTTAAGAGCGTACACGAAAGATCAAAGCGCAGGGGTCTTAATAGCAGAG TGGCGGACGCGGACACCATGGCGATCGACGACATGCAGCGCAACGAGGTGTTCAACCGTGACAACATGCCGACGTGGATGGCCTACACGGGGTACACGCTGCTCAGCGCCATCGCCGTGGTCGTCATCCCGATAATGTTCCGGCAGGTGAAGTGGTACTACGTGATCACCGCGTACCtgctggcgccggcgctgggGTTCTGCAACGCCTACGGCACGGGGCTCACCGACATGAACATGGGCTACAACTACGGCAAGATCGCGCTGTTCATCTTCGCGGCGTGGGCGGGGAAGGACGACGGCGTGGTGGCCGGCCTGGTCGGCTGCGGGCTGGTGAAGCAGCTGGTGCTCATCTCCGCCGACCTGATGCACGACTTCAAGACGGGCCACCTGACGCTGACCTCGCCGCGGTCGATGCTGGTCGGCCAGGTGGTCGGCACGCTGATGGGCTgcgtcgtcgcgccgctcaccttcttcctcttctacAGGGCGTTCGACATCGGCGACCCCAACGGGTACTGGAAGGCGCCGTACGCGCTCATCTACCGCAACATGGCCGTCCTCGGCGTGGAGGGCTTCTCGGCGCTGCCGAGGCACTGCCTGCAGCTCTGCGCGGGGTTCTTCGCGTTCGCGGTGCTTGTCAACCTGGCGCGGGACTTCCTGCCCCGCAGGTACGGGAGGTTCATGCCGCtgcccatggccatggccgtgCCGTTCCTCGTCGGCGCCAACTTCGCCATCGACATGTGCGTCGGCAGCCTCGTGGTGTACGTCTGGCACAAGGTCGACGGCAAGAGGGCGGCGCTGCTCGTgccggccgtcgcctccgGCCTCATCTGCGGCGACGGGATATGGATTTTCCCTTCGTCGCTGCTCGCGCTGGCCAAGGTTAAACCGCCCATCTGCATGAAGTTTACACCGGGAAACTAA